Within Homo sapiens chromosome 2, GRCh38.p14 Primary Assembly, the genomic segment TAGAGGCTTTCTTAAAACAGTATACTTTTAGTGTCCTGCAAATCAGAACCTGGTTTAAAATGATGCCTCTAGGTACTACATTAGCCTTAGCATCCAAAGAAAGAGCTATGCTGACTGCGCATTTCTTATTAAGGCAGGAAAGAGGCATAATGCATTGTAGATTTTTCTTAACAggattgaaattaaaaatgactttctGGTTAAAGTTATTAACTAGAATTAAATTAACCAAAACACTACTTGTGCATCCTAGATAATTAAGACTATGTTTTAAACAGGACTGTTTTCTTCATAATCTTACAGGCGTTAAATCCtaataactttcttctttttaaacttaTAAACATATTGATCTAAGCATGAGTAGAGTTAACCTTCATGAAATAATTTCCTCCAAAGAATGCATTTGTTTTGTAATGCTTTGTTTCTATTCCAACGTTCCTTGGTTATTCTGACTTGTTTGAGAGGAATGtacagatgatttttattttgccGCAGGGCTGTCAATGCTTTTGGTTCACTTAGATCAATGGCAAACTTGCTTAAGGGATAGGTGGAATTCAGCAGTTACTGAGGCATGAAACATTCACTGTCTCCCATCCTCCATCAGCTTGATCTTGCTAATTTCCCTTCATCCTGCTGTGCTGCTTCTGTGGCCCTTCCTGCCCTTGTGTAGGTGTTTGTTTCGTCCGTCTGATCTTGTGTCTGTGTTGTCCAGTTCTCCCTGCAGTTTCTTCCTGTGTGTCTGTTTGTAGATGAAGGGGCTGAGGATCAAGTGGGTCCTCTACACAGGTTCCCCAGCCATGAACCTGCCACCAGCGGGGAGAGGCGTGGACTCCTAGCCCCCTCCATCTCAGTGTCTGTGCCTGATGATGACCCTTACAATTCCGATGAGGAGTACTATGAGCATCCTTTGTTCAGCTCAGAACGGACCACCTCTAGTGTGCTCCCCAGTGTCACAGCGCAGAGTGCAGAGGCCCACTTAGGCCAGGAGAAAGGTGAACCAAGCATGGTCCCCTTTTGCTCCTCCGCCCCGGCCTACAGCTTTGACCACCTACATCATGTTAAGTGTGCCTTAATACagggtgggaggggcaggagcCTGTTTTCTCTGCATGAAAGTGAAGTTCCTATATAAGTTGAATCTATCCAAATGCCTTAACAATTTATATAAAAGAAGCCTTACTAGAGGCATGTGAGCACTTCCTTTTTCTGTATCATTGCttctgagaaggaagaaaaagagagagagaaagagagagagaagcaaaaaaatattccattaaagTATGGCTTCTTTCTGCTCCCTGCCAATAATCAGCTGGGGAAGAACATATTCTTTACCCAAACCAAAGAAGATGactctgaatataatttttttcctccttagacACATAATATTACTATTAAATAGCATCTTTAAATAGCATCTTTAAATAGCATTAGCTTTCTTTTTAGTGCTATATTAATATGATAGatctttaaaagagaaagaatgaagaatcTGTTTAGAGCAGAATAAATGTTATGGAAACAATTTATTTCCCCATATCATGTAATCATCTACAGAAACTACAGAGGCTTCCCCAGGTGACTAAATCTTGGCTCACATCAGTAGAGCTGGactaaaatgaaggaaatgattCAAAGCCTTTGTCATTCTAGCCTTATAAAGCTGGGAGACTCAAGTGTATAATTGGTTATCGTGAGGATAAAATAAGTAGGTGATGGGCTGCAATGTGTCTCATTCTAACTAGGTAGttttggtaaagaaaaaaaaggtacagctaaatatatttttgcttaggCGAAGAGTTTATTTCCAAAAGGGACAATATTTAATATGAAAGCAGATAGTTCTAAAGCAATAAGGAATAAGCTTACAGCTCACCAACTATGGTCATCATAATAAACGTCTTCAAGGACCCTTTTGAAAACAGAACACCAATAGCTCAGGTTCTCTGATAAAGAAATATAACCCCTATTAAGTGAAACTAAGTTCTTCTAaactaaatttctaaaatatgtgaGTTTTTAAATTAGGAACAATTGTAGtggaaataaatatgatttatactaaatgagaaaatgaaaagctaaaaAGCTACATGGATTTGAAAACATGTAAATTAACTTGATTAGACTTTATCCAAAAAGGTAACATTATAATGCAGttatattaaaattcttttaactgTAATCAAAATCTATggcattataaaaattttcttaaaataacaagttagaatttaaatttttaaaatgctacttaAAATGCCATAATTaaattacaaaactaaaaatgagTGCTAAATGTGAAGAGATTgataatgtagatttttttttctctctctgtttctctctgaggatattaatatttctaaaaaacaaaataaaagaaaattccttttctttttatctgtagTCTTTCCCTCAGGGCCGTTTAAACAATGCACAATTATTTCATAAGAATTTTGTAAGAATCTTCcatttacaaaactataaaacagctCATATATTTCTCTCTAATTCCTTAAGTGACCAAAtggaatttacttatttttactgACATTTCAAGTGTAAATGAGAAACAAATTAGTGCAATAACTCATGAACTTGAAAAGTTTATCTTTACAtcttaaatgttaacttttttatgTGATATACATGGTTTGGGGGGTGGTTATTTTGGCCGTTTGATTGCCACTCAATTATCTTTCCTTGGTGATTTTGTTTTGAATTACAGAAATAAGACTTTATTACTAAtgtgcatattttttctttagtgtcaAAGAGAATTATACATGAACTACATTACTGATATTTCAGGGAGTTTAACAATATGATAATAGTTGTGTCCCAGAGGTAGACTTTTGTAAACAGATTTAAATTTAACCTTGACCTTgtttttaacacattttattttacttactttttgaaaatgttcattttctccAACATCATACAATGCAATGAAGCTAACATAACTTGACTTAGGTAGTCCCTTACCTTGgaaatgctaaataaattatattttaagtaaatttggTGGACTTTGTGATAAAGCTGTTAAGGTAGTTGGTTGGATATTCTTTTGAAGCAAGGCTTTTTTTATTCCCAAAGATTTCTTTAGCAaaatttgcacattttaaataaagcagCCGGGAATTCTTATGTAGGGGCTTCCTGCATTGGCGAAAACAGCACATGTCTAACAAatttaaaggcttttttttttcagtacatCAGTACATCCATCTTTTCACAACCATCTGTTATCCGGCAGTACCATCTCTTATTTCCAGCAAGCTTTCCACATGCGTGCAACTTACTGCCGTTTCCAATAAGGGTAATCAATCAATACAACCCTTTCAGCtctcaaactttaaaataaattgcctTTTAATGAGACTTTAAAAGTCATCACTATTAGCAGATTATACATCATAGTTTTCCAACCAGTACCTAATGTATGTTGCATTAGAATATTAATTTGTTCATCCcaatggtaaaataaaaaaacagctgAGGTCTTCATGAGGTCATTCTAATGGAGCTGAAAGTGTTCCTTTAGCAATATTTCTGTCGTTTCATGTATTGTTCTGTGGTCATGATGTCAACATCTTTTTCATCCCTAAGAAGAAGAAACGCTAGAGAGTCGGATGGCTGAGGAAGAGAAACCTGCTGCTCTTCCTGAGAAAGAGTGTGGGGCTGCTAAGTCCTCAGACCAACCCAAGGGCCTCAGTAAGGGCCAAATGGAGTCTAGTGCGGAGGCCCAAATAGTTCCCGAAGAGAGTGCCCCAGCAGGGGCCCCACATGAGAAAAGTGTAAAAGAGGTCAAGGAGGTGTCTCCAGAAGTAAAAACCCCTTCCTCTGCTGGGGAAGGTGTGTCTTTCTCAGGATTTGCATGTGTTTTGTTGCAAATGATCTCTCCAGTGGCTTACCAACCTGATGCCTTTCCAACGCTATTTCGCTATTTCATCGCTGGGTCTTATGATAACAAGTCCACTGTTGTAGGCTTAATGTGCAGAGAGTGTGGCTTGCGCAAGTGCTGTGTGGCAGCTGGTTTTCCAGTGCTGCAGCTGATTCCTGGTTTTCCTTTGCCATGATACAATACGCTTTGCAGCCAGGCTGATGATGCTATGTgagcttctttttttattttatttttttacccgCCCCCCCTCATCTCAAATGTTTGCCAGTCACATTgctaatacatgtatatttttgtttttattttggggaCAGCAattcatatgcttttatttcaaatCGTACAGTTGGATTTTGGCACATAGAGGCTTAAATGGTGGAATCGTTTTTGTTTGCAACCGAAATGTGCTATATTTTTTATGCTTCAATGAATACTGGTTTGATTTTCTTGACCTCCTGCTGATGCTTCTCATATCATTTTCTCCCCATGGCAGCCAGCCCTTCTGATCATCCCCATATCTCTTGAGTTTTCATTCATCTAACCTTTATTAGAAGTtcatcaagtatttttttttctattgttacaACAGGACACATAAGTATATAAGGTAATGATGATCCATACACTTGCTCTTTTAGAGAtgattgaattttattatttttccccaaatcttTTCCAGATAACTACATTTAGCTCTAATGACCACAGTGAACTACTTTGACCTTAAAACACAAGTGGGACAATAAAGCCTTTTggattgttgaataaataaaagtaaaaatgtgttATCTAATTTCTGTGAAGCACCTCTAAAGCCAATACTGGCCAATGCTTCACCAGTTAGTCATGCTCCAAGGATTGAGGTCATGACCATGGGAATAAAGTTATTTCAATAGTTGACTCTTTTGAAAAGTTTGTTACTCACATGACTTCCCAGTATCAACAGTGTAATTCAGATTTTCTTATATCTACCGTACAGACTAAGTAATGATtaggaatttaaatttttaaatatgtaatagaAACTGGCTTGTAAATTCTTAAGTCATATCATATAAAATTGAtagcaaatatttacttatatttctgAAATTTATCCTCAGATGAATTCTAAAAATTTATGCCAGTAACCTGTGGATGCCTAAAGAATTGGCCCTGACATTTGTTAATCAAGTTAACTGCAACTATTAACATTATATCATTGTGCATTACTTGGCCCTCTGCCCATAGCCTaccaattcatttttaaatgataaaaccaATGAAAATGTTCAGTATAAATCAATTCTTTATCTATATTTAGTCCTTACTATATATTCTTTTGTACCCTAACATTAGCTGCTTACTCAATATTCATTAGCTTATAACTTTTATGTATAGAAGGCACATGAATTTGTTTCTTCTGTAATACACATCACATAATGTTTaggagagaccaaaaaaaaaaaaaacaaagaaaaaaagagaaaagaatatccAGAAATATACTGTTCTTACAATTCCTTTGCACATTAATTTACAACCAGAGTTCATTTTAGTAATAGTACACATATATCTCAGTCCTGACCTTTTCATATTGACTTTTACATGGGTAGCATGCTTGCATGttccataatttttgtttttattctaccATTCATTTAtcacttcaaaatataattttaagcttATTTCCTGAACGCACTTGcctattatttgtttaaaaatcaacCCGATTACTTCAGATTTACTTACAGCCTCGAAGATGGAGTTCCACGATCAACAGGAATTGACTCCCTCTACAGCTGAGCCTTCAGACCAGAAGGAAAAGGAGTCAGAGAAGCAAAGTAAGCCTGGTGAAGACCTTAAACATGCTGCCTTAGTTTCTCAGCCAGAGACAACTAAAACTTACCCTGATAAAAAGGACATGCAAGGCACGGAAGAAGAAAAAGCACCCCTAGCTTTGTTTGGGCACACTCTTGTTGCCAGCCTGGAAGACATGAAACAGAAGACAGAACCAAGCCTTGTAGTACCTGGCATTGACCTCCCTAAAGAGCCTCCAACTCCAAAAGAACAAAAGGACTGGTTCATCGAAATGCCAACGGAAGCAAAAAAGGATGAGTGGGGTTTAGTTGCCCCCATATCTCCTGGCCCTCTGACTCCCATGAGGGAAAAAGATGTATTTGATGATATCCCAAAATGGGAAGGGAAACAGTTTGATTCTCCCATGCCAAGTCCCTTTCAAGGGGGAAGCTTCACTCTTCCTTTAGATGTCATGAAGAATGAAATAGTTACAGAAACATCGCCCTTTGCCCCTGCCTTTTTACAGCCAGATGACAAAAAATCTCTGCAACAAACCAGTGGCCCAGCTACTGCCaaagatagttttaaaattgAAGAGCCCCATGAGGCTAAACCTGACAAAATGGCAGAAGCACCACCCTCAGAGGCAATGACCTTACCCAAAGATGCTCACATTCCAGTTGTAGAAGAACATGTTATGGGGAAAGttttagaggaagaaaaggaggccaTAAATCAAGAGACTGTGCAGCAAAGGGATACTTTCACCCCCAGTGGACAGGAACCTATACTTACTGAAAAGGAAACTGAGCTGAAGCTTGAAGAAAAAACCACCATTTCTGACAAAGAAGCTGTGCCAAAAGAGAGTAAACCCCCAAAACctgcagatgaagaaataggCATAATTCAGACCTCCACAGAGCACACTTTCTCAGAACAGAAAGACCAAGAGCCTACCACAGATATGTTGAAACAGGACTCGTTCCCTGTAAGTTTGGAGCAAGCAGTTACAGATTCAGCCATGACCTCTAAAACACTGGAGAAAGCCATGACCGAACCATCTGCATTAATTGAAAAGAGCTCAATTCAGGAACTTTTTGAAATGAGAGTTGATGACAAAGATAAGATTGAAGGAGTTGGAGCTGCAACATCAGCTGAGCTTGATATGCCATTTTATGAAGATAAATCAGGAATGTCCAAGTACTTTGAAACATCTGCCTTGAAAGAAGAAGCAACAAAAAGCATTGAGCCAGGCAGTGATTACTATGAACTGAGTGACACTAGAGAAAGTGTCCATGAGTCTATTGATACCATGTCTCCCATGCATAAAAATGGTGACAAGGAGTTTCAAACAGGAAAAGAATCCCAGCCCAGTCCTCCAGCACAAGAAGCAGGGTACAGCACTCTCGCACAGAGTTATCCATCAGATTTACCTGAAGAACCCAGTTCTCCTCAAGAAAGAATGTTCACTATTGATCCAAAAGTGTATGGAGAGAAAAGGGACCTCCACAGTAAGAATAAGGATGATTTGACCCTTAGCAGGAGTTTAGGACTTGGTGGTAGGTCTGCAATAGAACAAAGAAGCATGTCAATCAATTTGCCGATGTCTTGCCTAGATTCCATAGCCCTTGGATTTAACTTTGGTCGGGGACATGATCTTTCTCCTCTGGCTTCCGATATTCTAACCAACACTAGTGGAAGTATGGATGAAGGGGATGATTACCttccagccaccacacctgcacTGGAGAAAGCCCCTTGCTTCCCTGTAGAAAGCAAAGAGGAAGAACAGATAGAGAAAGTAAAAGCTACTGGAGAAGAAAGTACTCAAGCGGAGATATCATGTGAGTCTCCTTTCCTAGCCAAAGATTTTTACAAAAATGGTACTGTCATGGCACCTGACCTTCCTGAAATGCTAGATCTGGCAGGCACAAGGTCAAGATTGGCTTCTGTGAGTGCAGATGCTGAGGTTGCCAGGAGGAAATCAGTCCCATCAGAGACTGTGGTTGAGGATAGTCGTACTGGCTTGCCCCCGGTAACTGATGAAAACCATGTCATTGTAAAAACGGACAGTCAGCTCGAAGACCTGGGCTACTGTGTGTTCAATAAGTACACAGTCCCATTGCCATCACCTGTTCAAGACAGTGAGAATTTATCAGGGGAGAGTGGTACCTTTTACGAAGGCACTGATGATAAAGTTCGAAGAGATTTGGCCACAGACCTTTCACTGATTGAAGTGAAACTGGCAGCAGCCGGAAGAGTCAAAGATGAGTTCAGTGTTGACAAAGAAGCATCCGCGCATATCTCTGGTGACAAATCAGGACTGAGTAAGGAGTTTGACCAAGAGAAGAAAGCTAATGATAGGTTGGATACTGTACTAGAAAAGAGTGAAGAACATGCTGATTCAAAAGAACATGCCAAGAAAACTGAAGAGGCTGGTGATGAAATAGAAACATTCGGATTAGGAGTAACCTATGAGCAAGCTTTGGCCAAAGATTTGTCAATACCAACAGATGCATCCTCTGAGAAAGCAGAGAAGGGTCTTAGTTCAGTGCCAGAGATAGCTGAGGTAGAACCATCCAAAAAGGTGGAACAAGGTCTGGATTTTGCTGTCCAGGGTCAACTAGATGTTAAAATTAGTGACTTTGGACAGATGGCTTCAGGGCTAAACATAGATGATAGAAGGGCAACAGAGCTAAAACTTGAGGCTACACAGGACATGACCCCCTCATCCAAAGCACCGCAGGAGGCAGATGCATTTATGGGTGTTGAGTCTGGCCACATGAAAGAAGGCACTAAAGTTAGTGAGACAGAAGTCAAAGAGAAGGTGGCCAAGCCTGACTTGGTGCACCAGGAGGCTGTAGACAAGGAGGAGTCCTATGAATCTAGTGGTGAGCATGAAAGTCTCACCATGGAGTCCTTGAAAGCTGATGAGGGCAAGAAGGAAACATCTCCAGAATCATCtctaattcaagatgagattgccGTCAAATTGTCAGTGGAAATACCTTGCCCACCTGCTGTTTCAGAGGCTGATTTAGCCACAGATGAGAGAGCTGATGTCCAGATGGAATTTATTCAGGggccaaaagaagaaagcaaagagacCCCAGATATATCCATCACGCCTTCTGATGTTGCAGAGCCATTGCATGAAACGATCGTATCTGAACCAGCAGAGATTCAGAGTGAGGAAGAAGAGATAGAAGCCCAGGGAGAATATGATAAACTGCTCTTCCGCTCAGACACCCTTCAGATAACTGACCTGGGTGTCTCAGGTGCCAGGGAGGAATTTGTGGAGACCTGCCCAAGTGAACACAAAGGAGTGATTGAGTCTGTTGTGACCATCGAGGATGATTTCATCACTGTAGTGCAAACCACAACTGATGAAGGGGAGTCAGGGTCCCACAGCGTGCGTTTTGCAGCCCTAGAGCAGCCTGAGGTGGAAAGGAGACCATCTCCTCATGATGAAGAAGAGTTTGAAGTAGAAGAGGCAGCTGAAGCCCAGGCAGAACCCAAAGATGGTTCCCCAGAGGCTCCAGCTTCCCCTGAGAGAGAAGAGGTTGCACTTTCTGAATATAAGACAGAAACCTATGACGATTACAAAGATGAGACCACCATTGACGACTCCATCATGGACGCTGACAGCCTCTGGGTGGACACTCAAGgtgtgcattattattattattattttaactcaAACACAATAACCttatgggaattttttttcacttaaacattttaaaatacctctttatctctttattttgtattttgttaaatatacaaAGGATTTTGTACACTTGTTACTAATGTTttcactgttgttgttgttgtcatgaTTTGCTTTGATCCACAGATGATGATAGGAGCATCATGACAGAACAGTTAGAAACTATTCCTAAAGAGGAGAAAGCTGAAAAGGAAGCTCGGAGATCATCTCTTGagaaacatagaaaagaaaagccttttaAAACCGGGAGAGGCAGAATTTCCACTCCTGAAAGAAAAGTAGCTAAAAAGGAACCTAGCACAGTCTCCAGAGATGAAGTGAGAAGGAAAAAAGGTTCATTTAACaatcacttctttaaaaatgtttttgaagtaattcattattacttttttgCAGAACTGCCTAACAGTGGTaactaattatttataaaatttcgTTCGGTTTTGCTCCAcgtgtttattttttcctgatggtatgctttttgtgttttcttattcATAGCAGTTTATAAGAAGGCTGAACTTGCTAAAAAAACAGAAGTTCAGGCCCACTCTCCCTCCaggaaattcattttaaaacctGCTATCAAATATACTAGACCAACTCATCTCTCCTGTGTTAAGCGGAAAACCACAGGTGACTGTTCAATTCTGCAATGTGACTGGCAAACAtagacatgtattttttttttaaatctcattactGTAGCAgcttcttcattttgtttttcttccaagaATCTCAGCAGTCATGAACAATTTTGCTATTAAGTGTCTtgtatcattattcttttttcccccctcctTACAGAAAAGGTCATGACCATCTGTTTCTTTGTCATGCTCAGACATAACAGTGCGTGATTGTATCTTGGCATTGTGCTCTAGTGTCACGTTCTGGGGATTCCTATTTTCATTCTGTGTGTTTGGTTAGACGATGGCGATGAATTTAACTGTGGTATGCATTctcattattttgcttatttatctcTCTCATGCTTAAACCCATAAATATTTGTCCTATTTTCTACATTGTTACTGCCAAATCTGTTACTGATGTTGATGAATTTATTGAAAACCACCAAGAATGTGTAGTGATTTAGatactgaaaatgaaaagcaagccAGGAAGTGAAATTGTGGTTTGCAAAATTACTATTACTTTGCTTTTgctgaaaaaaagaagatagaaaacaaaattttctggTAATTATATCAGATTTTATTCCTCATATCCAAAATTAACAAGATTTTCACTCTACTGAACTACATCTCTTAGCTGACATTTTGTcatggagatttcttaaatatgttGGATCCAAACTGCTCGACTTTTCTATATAATTTAGTTTCACAAATTTGAAGCTAAAACTCTTCCTTTTAGGAGGAACTTCAGTTAGAAATAAACTTcggtttatttttactttgctgtctactttttttttgtttccc encodes:
- the MAP2 gene encoding microtubule-associated protein 2 isoform 7 (isoform 7 is encoded by transcript variant 17), whose protein sequence is MADERKDEAKAPHWTSAPLTEASAHSHPPEIKDQGGAGEGLVRSANGFPYREDEEGAFGEHGSQGTYSNTKENGINGELTSADRETAEEVSARIVQVVTAEAVAVLKGEQEKEAQHKDQTAALPLAAEETANLPPSPPPSPASEQTVTVEEDLLTASKMEFHDQQELTPSTAEPSDQKEKESEKQSKPGEDLKHAALVSQPETTKTYPDKKDMQGTEEEKAPLALFGHTLVASLEDMKQKTEPSLVVPGIDLPKEPPTPKEQKDWFIEMPTEAKKDEWGLVAPISPGPLTPMREKDVFDDIPKWEGKQFDSPMPSPFQGGSFTLPLDVMKNEIVTETSPFAPAFLQPDDKKSLQQTSGPATAKDSFKIEEPHEAKPDKMAEAPPSEAMTLPKDAHIPVVEEHVMGKVLEEEKEAINQETVQQRDTFTPSGQEPILTEKETELKLEEKTTISDKEAVPKESKPPKPADEEIGIIQTSTEHTFSEQKDQEPTTDMLKQDSFPVSLEQAVTDSAMTSKTLEKAMTEPSALIEKSSIQELFEMRVDDKDKIEGVGAATSAELDMPFYEDKSGMSKYFETSALKEEATKSIEPGSDYYELSDTRESVHESIDTMSPMHKNGDKEFQTGKESQPSPPAQEAGYSTLAQSYPSDLPEEPSSPQERMFTIDPKVYGEKRDLHSKNKDDLTLSRSLGLGGRSAIEQRSMSINLPMSCLDSIALGFNFGRGHDLSPLASDILTNTSGSMDEGDDYLPATTPALEKAPCFPVESKEEEQIEKVKATGEESTQAEISCESPFLAKDFYKNGTVMAPDLPEMLDLAGTRSRLASVSADAEVARRKSVPSETVVEDSRTGLPPVTDENHVIVKTDSQLEDLGYCVFNKYTVPLPSPVQDSENLSGESGTFYEGTDDKVRRDLATDLSLIEVKLAAAGRVKDEFSVDKEASAHISGDKSGLSKEFDQEKKANDRLDTVLEKSEEHADSKEHAKKTEEAGDEIETFGLGVTYEQALAKDLSIPTDASSEKAEKGLSSVPEIAEVEPSKKVEQGLDFAVQGQLDVKISDFGQMASGLNIDDRRATELKLEATQDMTPSSKAPQEADAFMGVESGHMKEGTKVSETEVKEKVAKPDLVHQEAVDKEESYESSGEHESLTMESLKADEGKKETSPESSLIQDEIAVKLSVEIPCPPAVSEADLATDERADVQMEFIQGPKEESKETPDISITPSDVAEPLHETIVSEPAEIQSEEEEIEAQGEYDKLLFRSDTLQITDLGVSGAREEFVETCPSEHKGVIESVVTIEDDFITVVQTTTDEGESGSHSVRFAALEQPEVERRPSPHDEEEFEVEEAAEAQAEPKDGSPEAPASPEREEVALSEYKTETYDDYKDETTIDDSIMDADSLWVDTQDDDRSIMTEQLETIPKEEKAEKEARRSSLEKHRKEKPFKTGRGRISTPERKVAKKEPSTVSRDEVRRKKAVYKKAELAKKTEVQAHSPSRKFILKPAIKYTRPTHLSCVKRKTTAAGGESALAPSVFKQAKDKVSNSTLSKIPALQGSTKSPRYSSACPSTTKRATFSDSLLIQPTSAGSTDRLPYSKSGNKDGVTKSPEKRSSLPRPSSILPPRRGVSGDRDENSFSLNSSISSSARRTTRSEPIRRAGKSGTSTPTTPGSTAITPGTPPSYSSRTPGTPGTPSYPRTPHTPGTPKSAILVPSEKKVAIIRTPPKSPATPKQLRLINQPLPDLKNVKSKIGSTDNIKYQPKGGQVRILNKKIDFSKVQSRCGSKDNIKHSAGGGNVQIVTKKIDLSHVTSKCGSLKNIRHRPGGGRVKIESVKLDFKEKAQAKVGSLDNAHHVPGGGNVKIDSQKLNFREHAKARVDHGAEIITQSPGRSSVASPRRLSNVSSSGSINLLESPQLATLAEDVTAALAKQGL
- the MAP2 gene encoding microtubule-associated protein 2 isoform 31 (isoform 31 is encoded by transcript variant 24) encodes the protein MADERKDEAKAPHWTSAPLTEASAHSHPPEIKDQGGAGEGLVRSANGFPYREDEEGAFGEHGSQGTYSNTKENGINGELTSADRETAEEVSARIVQVVTAEAVAVLKGEQEKEAQHKDQTAALPLAAEETANLPPSPPPSPASEQTVTVEEDLLTASKMEFHDQQELTPSTAEPSDQKEKESEKQSKPGEDLKHAALVSQPETTKTYPDKKDMQGTEEEKAPLALFGHTLVASLEDMKQKTEPSLVVPGIDLPKEPPTPKEQKDWFIEMPTEAKKDEWGLVAPISPGPLTPMREKDVFDDIPKWEGKQFDSPMPSPFQGGSFTLPLDVMKNEIVTETSPFAPAFLQPDDKKSLQQTSGPATAKDSFKIEEPHEAKPDKMAEAPPSEAMTLPKDAHIPVVEEHVMGKVLEEEKEAINQETVQQRDTFTPSGQEPILTEKETELKLEEKTTISDKEAVPKESKPPKPADEEIGIIQTSTEHTFSEQKDQEPTTDMLKQDSFPVSLEQAVTDSAMTSKTLEKAMTEPSALIEKSSIQELFEMRVDDKDKIEGVGAATSAELDMPFYEDKSGMSKYFETSALKEEATKSIEPGSDYYELSDTRESVHESIDTMSPMHKNGDKEFQTGKESQPSPPAQEAGYSTLAQSYPSDLPEEPSSPQERMFTIDPKVYGEKRDLHSKNKDDLTLSRSLGLGGRSAIEQRSMSINLPMSCLDSIALGFNFGRGHDLSPLASDILTNTSGSMDEGDDYLPATTPALEKAPCFPVESKEEEQIEKVKATGEESTQAEISCESPFLAKDFYKNGTVMAPDLPEMLDLAGTRSRLASVSADAEVARRKSVPSETVVEDSRTGLPPVTDENHVIVKTDSQLEDLGYCVFNKYTVPLPSPVQDSENLSGESGTFYEGTDDKVRRDLATDLSLIEVKLAAAGRVKDEFSVDKEASAHISGDKSGLSKEFDQEKKANDRLDTVLEKSEEHADSKEHAKKTEEAGDEIETFGLGVTYEQALAKDLSIPTDASSEKAEKGLSSVPEIAEVEPSKKVEQGLDFAVQGQLDVKISDFGQMASGLNIDDRRATELKLEATQDMTPSSKAPQEADAFMGVESGHMKEGTKVSETEVKEKVAKPDLVHQEAVDKEESYESSGEHESLTMESLKADEGKKETSPESSLIQDEIAVKLSVEIPCPPAVSEADLATDERADVQMEFIQGPKEESKETPDISITPSDVAEPLHETIVSEPAEIQSEEEEIEAQGEYDKLLFRSDTLQITDLGVSGAREEFVETCPSEHKGVIESVVTIEDDFITVVQTTTDEGESGSHSVRFAALEQPEVERRPSPHDEEEFEVEEAAEAQAEPKDGSPEAPASPEREEVALSEYKTETYDDYKDETTIDDSIMDADSLWVDTQDDDRSIMTEQLETIPKEEKAEKEARRSSLEKHRKEKPFKTGRGRISTPERKVAKKEPSTVSRDEVRRKKVYKKAELAKKTEVQAHSPSRKFILKPAIKYTRPTHLSCVKRKTTAAGGESALAPSVFKQAKDKVSDGVTKSPEKRSSLPRPSSILPPRRGVSGDRDENSFSLNSSISSSARRTTRSEPIRRAGKSGTSTPTTPGSTAITPGTPPSYSSRTPGTPGTPSYPRTPHTPGTPKSAILVPSEKKVAIIRTPPKSPATPKQLRLINQPLPDLKNVKSKIGSTDNIKYQPKGGQVQIVTKKIDLSHVTSKCGSLKNIRHRPGGGRVKIESVKLDFKEKAQAKVGSLDNAHHVPGGGNVKIDSQKLNFREHAKARVDHGAEIITQSPGRSSVASPRRLSNVSSSGSINLLESPQLATLAEDVTAALAKQGL